One Pygocentrus nattereri isolate fPygNat1 chromosome 12, fPygNat1.pri, whole genome shotgun sequence DNA window includes the following coding sequences:
- the LOC108413279 gene encoding microfibril-associated glycoprotein 4-like isoform X1 — protein sequence MPLCLSNEAFAALLFLLPVAVHSQLSLPLDCADIRNHDNRQLSGVYTIFPIGSTSAVRVYCDMDTDRGGWTIFQRRMDGSVNFYRGWDQYKAGFGFADGEYWLGLESLFHLTLRKKYELRVDMEDWEGGRVFALYSSFSVDPESFGYSLFVSGFNDGGAGDSLSGHGGQKFSTFDKDQDSSTRNCAKIYRGAFWYGNCHSANPNGLYLWGSDETHYATGVEWYYWKGNNYSLKTISMKIRPVSSHI from the exons atgcccctgTGTTTGAGCAATGAG GCATTTGCTGCCCTGCTGTTCCTGCTCCCTGTTGCCGTCCACTCTCAGCTTTCACTGCCGCTGGACTGTGCAGACATCCGTAACCATGACAACAGACAGCTTAGCGGGGTGTACACCATCTTCCCCATCGGGTCCACATCAGCTGTTCGGGTGTACTGTGACATGGACACAGACAGAGGGGGTTGGACT aTTTTTCAGAGGAGAATGGATGGCAGTGTGAATTTCTACAGAGGCTGGGATCAGTATAAGGCAGGATTTGGGTTTGCAGATGGAGAATATTGGCTGG GGCTGGAGAGCCTCTTCCACCTGACGCTGAGGAAGAAATATGAGCTGAGGGTGGATATGGAGGACTGGGAAGGAGGGAGAGTGTTTGCTCTCTACTCCTCCTTCTCTGTGGATCCAGAGAGCTTTGGCTACTCTTTGTTTGTGAGCGGCTTCAATGATGGAGGAGCAG GTGACTCTCTGAGTGGACACGGTGGACAGAAGTTCTCCACTTTTGATAAAGATCAGGATTCTTCTACGCGTAACTGTGCAAAAATCTATCGTGGGGCATTTTGGTACGGCAATTGCCACAGTGCAAATCCCAATGGTTTGTACCTGTGGGGAAGCGATGAGACTCATTATGCTACTGGAGTTGAGTGGTACTACTGGAAGGGTAATAATTACTCTCTCAAGACCATCAGCATGAAGATCAGACCTGTGTCCTCACACATTTAA
- the LOC108413279 gene encoding microfibril-associated glycoprotein 4-like isoform X2, whose amino-acid sequence MRAFAALLFLLPVAVHSQLSLPLDCADIRNHDNRQLSGVYTIFPIGSTSAVRVYCDMDTDRGGWTIFQRRMDGSVNFYRGWDQYKAGFGFADGEYWLGLESLFHLTLRKKYELRVDMEDWEGGRVFALYSSFSVDPESFGYSLFVSGFNDGGAGDSLSGHGGQKFSTFDKDQDSSTRNCAKIYRGAFWYGNCHSANPNGLYLWGSDETHYATGVEWYYWKGNNYSLKTISMKIRPVSSHI is encoded by the exons ATGAGG GCATTTGCTGCCCTGCTGTTCCTGCTCCCTGTTGCCGTCCACTCTCAGCTTTCACTGCCGCTGGACTGTGCAGACATCCGTAACCATGACAACAGACAGCTTAGCGGGGTGTACACCATCTTCCCCATCGGGTCCACATCAGCTGTTCGGGTGTACTGTGACATGGACACAGACAGAGGGGGTTGGACT aTTTTTCAGAGGAGAATGGATGGCAGTGTGAATTTCTACAGAGGCTGGGATCAGTATAAGGCAGGATTTGGGTTTGCAGATGGAGAATATTGGCTGG GGCTGGAGAGCCTCTTCCACCTGACGCTGAGGAAGAAATATGAGCTGAGGGTGGATATGGAGGACTGGGAAGGAGGGAGAGTGTTTGCTCTCTACTCCTCCTTCTCTGTGGATCCAGAGAGCTTTGGCTACTCTTTGTTTGTGAGCGGCTTCAATGATGGAGGAGCAG GTGACTCTCTGAGTGGACACGGTGGACAGAAGTTCTCCACTTTTGATAAAGATCAGGATTCTTCTACGCGTAACTGTGCAAAAATCTATCGTGGGGCATTTTGGTACGGCAATTGCCACAGTGCAAATCCCAATGGTTTGTACCTGTGGGGAAGCGATGAGACTCATTATGCTACTGGAGTTGAGTGGTACTACTGGAAGGGTAATAATTACTCTCTCAAGACCATCAGCATGAAGATCAGACCTGTGTCCTCACACATTTAA
- the LOC108413281 gene encoding microfibril-associated glycoprotein 4-like isoform X1, producing MELSCGIFERLVDTKMTLRVFLALLLPLLVGSTSASQELFPTDCSDVYANGQTLSGVYTIYPAGDTPVQVYCDMGCNGQTEDAKWTVIQRRMDGSVNFYRPWAQYKKGFGNKNGEYWLGLENLYQLTHKRKYELRVDLQDFEGVKVYAQYSTFSVESETDGYKLHVGGFINGGAGDSLETNNGQMFSTFDKDQDATKESNCAKSYLGGFWYSACHHANPNGIYLWGKDGTFYAIGNVWYHWKGYDYGLKFISMKIRPLPETQAV from the exons ATGG AATTAAGCTGTGGTATTTTTGAAAGGCTGGTGGACACAAAAATGACA CTCAGAGTGTTTCTGGCTCTATTGCTCCCCCTGCTGGTTGGGAGCACCTCAGCTTCTCAGGAACTGTTCCCGACAGACTGCTCTGACGTCTACGCTAATGGACAAACCCTGAGTGGAGTTTACACCATCTACCCTGCAGGTGACACACCTGTACAGGTGTACTGTGACATGGGCTGTAATGGACAGACAGAGGATGCGAAGTGGACG GTGATTCAGAGGAGGATGGATGGCAGTGTGAACTTCTATAGGCCATGGGCGCAGTACAAGAAAGGATTtggcaacaaaaatggagaataCTGGCTGG GATTGGAGAACCTCTATCAGCTCACGCACAAGAGGAAGTATGAGTTGAGAGTGGACCTGCAGGACTTTGAGGGAGTGAAGGTTTACGCCCAGTACTCTACTTTCTCTGTGGAATCAGAAACTGATGGCTACAAACTCCACGTTGGTGGTTTCATCAACGGAGGAGCAG GTGACTCTTTGGAGACAAACAATGGACAGATGTTCTCCACCTTTGACAAAGACCAGGACGCTACAAAGGAAAGTAACTGTGCTAAATCCTACCTCGGAGGGTTTTGGTACAGTGCTTGCCACCACGCTAACCCCAACGGTATCTATCTGTGGGGGAAGGATGGCACCTTTTATGCTATTGGAAATGTGTGGTATCACTGGAAAGGCTATGATTATGGTCTCAAGTTCATCAGTATGAAGATCAGGCCTTTACCGGAGACTCAGGCAGTCTAA
- the LOC108413281 gene encoding microfibril-associated glycoprotein 4-like isoform X2 has protein sequence MTLRVFLALLLPLLVGSTSASQELFPTDCSDVYANGQTLSGVYTIYPAGDTPVQVYCDMGCNGQTEDAKWTVIQRRMDGSVNFYRPWAQYKKGFGNKNGEYWLGLENLYQLTHKRKYELRVDLQDFEGVKVYAQYSTFSVESETDGYKLHVGGFINGGAGDSLETNNGQMFSTFDKDQDATKESNCAKSYLGGFWYSACHHANPNGIYLWGKDGTFYAIGNVWYHWKGYDYGLKFISMKIRPLPETQAV, from the exons ATGACA CTCAGAGTGTTTCTGGCTCTATTGCTCCCCCTGCTGGTTGGGAGCACCTCAGCTTCTCAGGAACTGTTCCCGACAGACTGCTCTGACGTCTACGCTAATGGACAAACCCTGAGTGGAGTTTACACCATCTACCCTGCAGGTGACACACCTGTACAGGTGTACTGTGACATGGGCTGTAATGGACAGACAGAGGATGCGAAGTGGACG GTGATTCAGAGGAGGATGGATGGCAGTGTGAACTTCTATAGGCCATGGGCGCAGTACAAGAAAGGATTtggcaacaaaaatggagaataCTGGCTGG GATTGGAGAACCTCTATCAGCTCACGCACAAGAGGAAGTATGAGTTGAGAGTGGACCTGCAGGACTTTGAGGGAGTGAAGGTTTACGCCCAGTACTCTACTTTCTCTGTGGAATCAGAAACTGATGGCTACAAACTCCACGTTGGTGGTTTCATCAACGGAGGAGCAG GTGACTCTTTGGAGACAAACAATGGACAGATGTTCTCCACCTTTGACAAAGACCAGGACGCTACAAAGGAAAGTAACTGTGCTAAATCCTACCTCGGAGGGTTTTGGTACAGTGCTTGCCACCACGCTAACCCCAACGGTATCTATCTGTGGGGGAAGGATGGCACCTTTTATGCTATTGGAAATGTGTGGTATCACTGGAAAGGCTATGATTATGGTCTCAAGTTCATCAGTATGAAGATCAGGCCTTTACCGGAGACTCAGGCAGTCTAA